From Podospora bellae-mahoneyi strain CBS 112042 chromosome 3, whole genome shotgun sequence, the proteins below share one genomic window:
- a CDS encoding hypothetical protein (EggNog:ENOG503NXJG; MEROPS:MER0472834; COG:D), protein MADVEEPRFNSLAERIAALNAQKNFQAPPSTAGKRPPPPPPPVRAATITTTTTTTTPSPLPQQPQDETAPVMPPRPVRASTEKLPPPLPRRTTTEIEKGDRPAPGPGLGRVLPPPLPSRDSSSAKGTPPALPSRRPSSNLTLPTPGGRRNSNSSDISYISTMSSLSLNQDGPTPRRGLPPPLEQAKLPPLPPTRRELEAKAKEEAANTPPLPRRVTEPPPQAMPELPSGRPSLPPRLPSRPAKSPLMNATEAPSPSLPARRLPPPPSSYKNPKSALELGFNNKPRPADDVPPPIPLASRPSISQIEAVRSASTPSATAASSSSSSSSSSSPPPSCLVCRDFSGPDTVAAQHPYTSLPRQDPISYLAHHLCSPFPSPTDKARAIFTWCHHNIAYDVHGFFNNCIPRGLTPAETIFSGKAVCEGYAKVYEAIARAAGLHCIVVGGHGKGYGFSALKKGERCPPKDPTGHAWNAVMIDNDEWKLIDPCWGAGHLDGGTNGYKKQFNPGQFARSNEFFGRSHYPSDERHFHRRDGRVPSWEEYILGETGGEEPAGWMGDAEREGGLDQSNFEPKQKEICVSRAGEGTVTRFQFGKVCPHWVSEKHGRGRQMLICLVFGEDEKRAGGKERFVPLETDGFWWWLDVRTRDLGGVGKRVRLVGITTVDGRDARGLTGEEFKGVVGRKAFAMCGMVDWVLV, encoded by the coding sequence ATGGCCGACGTAGAAGAGCCGCGTTTCAACTCGCTGGCAGAGCGCATTGCTGCTCTCAATGCCCAGAAGAACTTTCAGGCGCCCCCTTCGACAGCAGGGAAGCggcctccacccccgccaccgccagtGAGGGCTgccacaatcaccaccaccaccaccaccacgacaccatcaccattaCCACAACAGCCCCAGGATGAGACGGCTCCGGTGATGCCACCCCGTCCAGTGAGGGCCTCAACGGAGAAACTCccacctccacttcctcgTCGGACCACCACCGAAATTGAGAAGGGAGATCGACCCGCACCGGGCCCGGGACTGGGACGGGTGCTCCCGCCTCCATTGCCTTCACGGGATTCTTCTTCGGCCAAGGGAACACCGCCGGCTCTCCCCTCTCGCCGGCCATCATCAAATCTCACTCTTCCTACCCCTGGAGGCCGGAGGAATTCCAACTCGTCAGACATCTCATACATATCTACCATGTCTAGTTTGTCACTGAACCAAGATGGGCCGACTCCAAGAAGAGGGCTACCGCCCCCATTAGAGCAGGCAAAACTCCCTCCTTTACCACCAACTCGTCGTGAGCTCGAGGCCAAGGCGAAAGAAGAGGCCGCAAatacccctcctctccctcgtcgtGTGACAGAGCCACCACCTCAAGCCATGCCAGAGCTTCCCAGTGGCAGGCCCTCATTGCCCCCTCGGCTCCCATCCAGGCCAGCAAAGTCACCCCTGATGAACGCAACCGAggccccatctccctctctcccagCTAGacgcctcccaccccctccatcaagctacaaaaaccccaaatccGCCCTGGAACTAGGtttcaacaacaaacccagACCAGCTGACGATGTCCCACCCCCTATTCCACTCGCTTCCCGCCCAAGCATCTCCCAAATAGAAGCCGTCCGCTccgcctcaaccccttccgcaacagcagcatcatcatcatcatcatcatcatcatcatcatccccacccccttcctgCCTCGTCTGCCGTGACTTCTCCGGCCCTGACACGGTCGCCGCCCAGCACCCctacacctccctccccaggcAGGACCCCATCTCCTACCTAGCCCACCACCTCtgctcccctttcccctcgcCCACCGACAAAGCCCGCGCAATCTTCACCTGGTGCCACCACAACATCGCCTACGACGTCCAcggcttcttcaacaactgcATCCCCCGAGGCCTCACACCGGCAGAAACAATCTTTTCGGGAAAAGCCGTCTGCGAAGGCTACGCAAAAGTCTACGAAGCCATCGCCCGTGCAGCGGGTCTGCACTGCATTGTTGTCGGCGGTCACGGCAAAGGCTATGGCTTCAGCGCCCTCAAAAAAGGGGAGCGGTGCCCGCCAAAGGACCCGACTGGCCACGCGTGGAACGCGGTCATGATCGATAATGATGAGTGGAAGCTTATTGACCCATGCTGGGGAGCGGGGCATTTGGATGGGGGTACGAACGGGTATAAGAAGCAGTTTAACCCGGGGCAGTTTGCGAGGAGCAATGAGTTTTTCGGAAGGAGTCACTACCCGAGCGATGAGAGGCATTTTCACAGGAGGGATGGAAGGGTGCCGAGTTGGGAGGAGTACATCTTGGGGGAgactgggggggaggaaccggcggggtggatgggggatgcggagagggagggggggttggatcaGAGTAATTTTGAGCCGAAACAGAAAGAGATTTGTGTTtcgagggcgggggagggaacGGTGACGAGGTTTCAGTTTGGGAAGGTATGCCCGCATTGGGTGAGTGAGAAGcacgggagggggaggcagATGTTGAtttgtttggtttttggggaggatgagaagagggcgggtgggaaggagaggttcGTGCCGTTGGAGACGGAcgggttttggtggtggctggatGTGAGGacgagggatttggggggggtggggaagagggtgaggttaGTGGGGATTACGAcggtggatgggagggatgcgagggggttgacgggggaggagtttaagggggttgtggggaggAAGGCATTTGCCATGTGTGGGATGGTGGATTGGGTGTTGGTTTGA
- the ECM4 gene encoding S-glutathionyl-(chloro)hydroquinone reductase (COG:O; EggNog:ENOG503NTZJ): MSIRSSISPLLRGTAALSHLSKGSFRITRSSSSTSSIKVSTHRYLSTTTNFKMAAQDTPSGKEVQKDDNVITNWVNPSDKSGEFKRQQSTFRSFISSSPGSEFPPEAGRYHLYVSYACPWANRTLIARKLKGLEDIISFSVVHWHMGPKGWRFVTDEEAEQEDVKGEGVVPHEGGLSHLREIYFGVNPEYEGRFTVPVLWDKKGGRIVNNESSEILRMLNSEFNGLIDEPFKSVDLYPEDLRREIDETNEWQYDLINNGVYKSGFATTQEAYERNVKALFEALNRAEKHLADGTEGPYWFGERLTEVDIRLFVTIVRFDPVYVQHFKCNIRDIRSGYPAIHKWMRNLYWNIPAFKDTTNFNHIKFHYTKSHTNINPLSITPLGPVPDILPRWEEVPAVSFRG; encoded by the exons ATGAGTATAAGAAGCAGTATATCTCCGCTTTTGAGAGGGACAGCAGCACTTTCACATTTGAGCAAGGGTTCGTTCAGGATTACAcgctcttcttcatccacaTCATCGATCAAAGTGTCAACACATCGATatctttccaccaccaccaacttcaAAATG GCAGCCCAAGACACTCCCTCCGGAAAGGAGGTGCAGAAGGACGACAACGTAATTACAAACTGGGTCAACCCCTCCGACAAGTCAGGCGAGTTCAAACGTCAGCAGTCCACCTTCCGCTCCTTCATTTCTTCGTCCCCCGGCTCTGAGTTTCCCCCCGAAGCGGGCCGGTACCACCTCTACGTGAGCTATGCCTGCCCCTGGGCCAACAGGACGCTCATTGCCCGCAAGCTCAAAGGGCTGGAGGACATCATCTCCTTTAGTGTTGTCCACTGGCATATGGGACCGAAAGGGTGGAGGTTTGTGACTGAtgaggaggctgagcaggaggatgtcaagggggagggggtagtGCCTCACGAGGGGGGTTTGAGTCATTTGAGGGAGATTTACTTTGGGGTGAACCCGGAGTATGAGGGACGGTTTACGGTGCCGGTGTTGTGGGATaagaagggagggagaaTTGTGAACAATGAGAGTAGTGAGATTTTGAGGATGTTGAATTCGGAG TTTAACGGGCTGATCGACGAGCCGTTCAAATCGGTGGATCTGTATCCTGAGGATTTGAGAAGGGAGATTGACGAAACAAACGAGTGGCAATAcgacctcatcaacaacggCGTCTACAAATCTGGCTTTGCCACTACCCAAGAGGCCTACGAGCGCAACGTCAAGGCTCTGTTTGAAGCCCTCAACCGGGCGGAGAAGCATCTTGCTGACGGGACGGAGGGGCCGTATTGGTTTGGGGAGCGGCTTACCGAGGTGGATATCAGGTTGTTTGTGACTATTGTCAGGTTTGAT CCTGTGTATGTCCAGCACTTCAAGTGCAACATCCGCGACATCAGGTCCGGCTACCCTGCTATTCACAAATGGATGCGGAATCTGTACTGGAACATCCCCGCGTTCAAGGACACGACAAACTTCAACCACATCAAGTTCCATTACACGAAATCGCACACGAATATCAACCCGCTGTCGATTACGCCTTTGGGGCCGGTGCCGGATATTTTgccgaggtgggaggaggtgcctGCTGTTAGTTTTAGGGGTTGA
- the LEU1 gene encoding 3-isopropylmalate dehydratase (EggNog:ENOG503NUV6; COG:E; BUSCO:EOG09260SL3) yields MPVAERTPQTLYDKVFQAHIVDEKLDGTILLYIDRHLVHEVTSPQAFEGLEKAGRKVRRPDCTLATTDHNVPTTSRKTLRDIASFIQEDDSRTQCVTLEENVKKFGVTYFGLSDKRQGIVHVIGPEQGFTLPGTTVVCGDSHTSTHGAFGALAFGIGTSEVEHVLATQTLITKRSKNMRILVDGELSPGVSSKDVVLHIIGKIGTAGGTGSVIEFAGSVIRSLSMEARMSICNMAIEGGARAGMVAPDEITFEYLKGRPLAPKCGSDEWNKAVAYWKSLQSDPDAKYDIDVHIDGKDIIPTVTWGTSPEDVVPITGSVPDPETFPTEVKKAAGRRMLEYMGLAAGTPMEDIVVDKVFIGSCTNSRIEDLRAAASVVKGKKIASNIKRALIVPGSGLVKEQAEAEGLDKIFTDAGFEWREAGCSMCLGMNPDILSPKERCASTSNRNFEGRQGAQGRTHLMSPVMAAAAAIVGKLADVRKLAEYKGSPHIEAAVAPETTSGKAHADERIETDDHEKEALTDQPEDSSPQVNTSVPKAGSTGLPKFTVLKGIAAPMEKANIDTDAIIPKQFLKTIKRTGLGKALFYEWRYLDANTENPDFVLNQEPYRQAKIIVCTGPNFGCGSSREHAPWALNDFGVKSVIAPSFADIFFNNSFKNGMLPIAIKNKDDLEKVHAEAAAGREIEIDLPNQLIKDQDGNTICSFEVEEFRKHCLVNGLDDIGLTMQLEDKISEFEKKMTLETPWLDGRAYLKRKGQGGKLAAKAVPVPKTNRGETKTEPLEW; encoded by the exons ATGCCGGTTGCCGAGCGAACACCACAAACCCTCTACGACAAGGTCTTCCAGGCCCACATTGTCGACGAGAAGCTCGATGGTACCATTCTTCTGTACATCGACCGCCATCTCGTGCACGAGGTCACCTCTCCA CAAGCTTTCGAAGGATTAGAAAAGGCCGGCCGCAAGGTCCGGAGACCAGACTGCACTCTGGCCACAACTGACCAC AATgtccccaccacctcgagAAAAACTCTCAGAGACATTGCCAGCTTCATTCAGGAGGACGACTCTCGGACGCAATGCGTGACCCTCGAGGAGAATGTCAAGAAGTTTGGCGTCACATACTTTGGCCTGAGCGACAAGAGACAAGGTATCGTCCACGTTATCGGGCCCGAGCAGGGCTTCACTCTGCCTGGCACCACCGTTGTGTGCGGCGACAGTCACACGTCGACCCACGGCGCCTTTGGTGCCCTCGCCTTCGGTATCGGCACCAGTGAAGTCGAGCACGTCCTCGCCACACAAACCCTCATCACGAAGCGCAGCAAGAACATGAGGATATTGGTCGACGGAGAGCTGTCCCCCGGTGTCAGCTCCAAGGATGTGGTCCTGCACATCATCGGCAAGATTGGTACGGCTGGTGGCACCGGGTCCGTCATCGAGTTTGCCGGTTCCGTCATCCGCAGCCTGAGCATGGAGGCCCGCATGTCCATCTGCAACATGGCCATCGAGGGTGGTGCCAGAGCCGGCATGGTCGCTCCCGACGAGATCACTTTCGAGTACCTCAAGGGCCGCCCCCTGGCCCCCAAGTGTGGGTCTGACGAGTGGAACAAGGCGGTCGCCTACTGGAAGTCCCTGCAGTCCGACCCGGATGCCAAGTACGACATTGATGTTCATATCGACGGGAAGGACATCATCCCCACGGTGACCTGGGGCACCAGCCCTGAGGACGTCgtccccatcaccggcaGCGTTCCCGATCCCGAGACCTTCCCCACCGAGGTCAAAAAGGCCGCGGGCCGCCGCATGCTGGAGTACATGGGTCTCGCAGCAGGGACTCCCATGGAGGACATTGTGGTCGACAAGGTGTTCATCGGCTCCTGCACCAATTCCAGAATCGAGGATCTCCGCGCCGCTGCTTCGGTcgtcaagggcaagaagattgCCTCCAACATCAAACGTGCCCTGATCGTGCCCGGCTCCGGTCTTGTCAAGGAGCAGGCCGAGGCTGAGGGTCTCGACAAGATCTTTACCGATGCCGGCTTCGAATGGCGCGAGGCTGGCTGCAGCATGTGCCTGGGCATGAACCCTGACATTCTGTCGCCCAAGGAGAGATGCgcctccaccagcaaccGCAACTTCGAGGGCCGTCAGGGTGCTCAGGGCCGGACCCACCTCATGTCCCCCgtcatggctgctgctgccgccatcGTCGGCAAGCTCGCCGATGTGAGAAAGCTTGCCGAGTACAAGGGCAGCCCTCACATCGAGGCCGCTGTCGCGCCCGAGACCACCTCTGGCAAGGCTCATGCTGATGAGCGCATCGAGACGGATGACCATGAGAAGGAAGCTCTCACCGACCAGCCCGAAGACTCATCTCCTCAGGTCAACACATCTGTCCCCAAGGCCGGCAGCACCGGTCTTCCCAAGTTCACCGTTCTCAAGGGCATCGCCGCCCcgatggagaaggccaaCATTGACACCGACgccatcatccccaagcaGTTCCTGAAGACCATCAAGCGCACCGGTCTTGGCAAGGCTCTTTTCTATGAGTGGCGCTACCTTGATGCCAACACCGAGAACCCCGACTTTGTCCTCAACCAGGAGCCATACCGTCAGGCCAAGATCATTGTCTGCACCGGTCCCAACTTTGGCTGCGGCTCTTCCCGCGAGCACGCCCCTTGGGCTCTGAACGACTTTGGCGTCAAGAGCGTCATTGCTCCTTCCTTTGCCGACAttttcttcaacaactcgTTCAAGAACGGCATGctccccatcgccatcaagaacaaggacgACCTCGAAAAGGTGCACGCCGAGGCGGCCGCCGGTCGCGAGATCGAGATtgacctccccaaccagctcatcaaggacCAGGATGGCAACACCATCTGCAGcttcgaggtggaggagtttaGAAAGCACTGCCTGGTCAACGGGCTCGACGACATTGGTCTTACCATGCAGCTCGAGGATAAGATCTccgagtttgagaagaagatgacgcTCGAGACCCCCTGGCTGGACGGCAGGGCATacctgaagaggaaggggcaGGGTGGCAAGCTGGCTGCCAAGGCCGTGCCAGTCCCCAAGACGAATAGGGGTGAGACCAAGACTGAGCCGCTTgagtggtga
- a CDS encoding hypothetical protein (EggNog:ENOG503P9W4): protein MSASSRQGRPQAPSPSPFRILDDRNNRQDVKPLPPRRSNGSPPPGSRRNITTSMSNFFNKLRPSKRPERGGTIRHKRNSSSSADGQKGSSIPVPAASSAPSGVTGPRDSDIIPASRWNMPLPIPRRTQSTRAALGKQPASSLPRLTINTSALKQDKPHPVEVDRRDWAPRGNATAKKSNIPTPQPTMSTGDTREIYLAKQELRQQRRTLKQSGDFLGVTSINPHTGVMDVITPTTSSEDATVSSPTDSHLAALAHTAQDAREAYVAAKTEAQIRKEHQKAERRKEAARTVLNQHGGNVVWRKEGEAWACVAEPDLSPIPQSQRSVMSPDTSDSEATTVHRTPVSVGSPRGPFLGKATAVTASQANRPARRVGDTNLPAVSTRHQHHHQTRNRVDGNAETANLKPHTLPRPKSLGFSLPPTVPRRVASGHPETNKSGDGQSEEQPDRGSFRQRWLRYSLPGNKIPPRITSSKPLELENVKPADLWAARLLDDLSRLDESNQAHTTAMGLWGTSSTNNDREPRFAYTPIITTTGSERGQPPPLVDGRPCVEPVDEWRDGPRSPMTMIMERSSPASLGSLTRTPSSVCSKVPAFPLGTQPNNSPSDGESETLTTVATSTVITELEVAVLPSARDLLPTPEEPKPETVFTSLATEEPGPETPEEKTAKPNGDGDGTKESEPREMRKTMRKEKHGEGGGTANTQSRSPSWPKSTSTLRPRPHHQSQAQEADEELDHAIAQGAARAALTHLVHDPKTESQALPIKEPTSCDGTRTVPVPVSASAWFKGTTTMSDRHRRLPRGAEAKAKAAAEPDRQDDQGQDLASLETTTLVGDRNTPTVTKGGVRRFGGSLKVGDVCREVVSWMVVVLNLVVGLMEAHWGMVKPVFDGESELRRRFELAQSTWEDVWVGVGAVVFVFGVLCVGMWLVRGVLTVLGVVKAVGRGLSVVAGF, encoded by the coding sequence ATGTCTGCCTCCTCGCGACAGGGACGGCCCCAGGCACCGTCGCCCTCCCCATTTCGAATACTGGACGACCGGAATAATCGTCAAGATGTCAagcctctgcctcctcgACGCTCGAACGGGTCCCCCCCACCTGGGAGCAGGAGAAACATCACCACGTCCATGTCAAACTTCTTCAACAAGCTTCGTCCCAGTAAACGCCCTGAGAGAGGTGGAACTATTCGACACAAAAGAAActcttcgtcctcggcagACGGACAAAAAGGCAGCAGTATACCTGTCCCGGCCGCAAGCAGTGCCCCGAGCGGCGTCACAGGTCCCCGTGACTCCGATATCATCCCGGCCAGTCGCTGGAACATGCCCCTACCGATTCCTCGTCGGACGCAGAGCACGCGAGCCGCTTTGGGCAAGCAACCTGCTTCATCGCTGCCGAGGTTGACGATCAACACCTCTGCCCTAAAGCAGGACAAACCTCATCCTGTTGAGGTAGACCGGCGCGACTGGGCACCTCGCGGCAACGCCACGGCAAAGAAAAGCAATATCCCGACACCTCAGCCTACGATGTCTACAGGCGATACAAGGGAGATCTACCTCGCAAAGCAAGAGCTTCGCCAGCAACGACGGACTCTGAAGCAGAGCGGCGACTTCCTTGGGGTCACTAGCATCAACCCTCACACTGGCGTCATGGATGTCATCACTCCAACTACGAGCTCCGAAGACGCAACGGTGTCCTCTCCCACAGACTCCCATCTCGCAGCACTCGCCCACACAGCACAGGATGCGCGCGAGGCATATGTTGCTGCCAAAACTGAGGCTCAGATCAGAAAGGAGCACCAAAAGGCGGAGCGGAGAAAGGAGGCGGCCAGGACAGTGCTGAACCAGCATGGCGGAAATGTAGTCTGGCggaaagagggagaagccTGGGCTTGCGTGGCCGAGCCAGACTTGAGCCCTATACCGCAGTCACAGAGGAGTGTGATGTCCCCCGATACTTCGGACAGCGAGGCAACCACGGTCCATAGGACACCCGTCAGCGTCGGTTCACCTCGTGGTCCTTTTTTAGGGAAGGCGACGGCGGTGACGGCAAGTCAAGCAAACCGTCCGGCCCGTCGAGTAGGAGACACCAACCTGCCCGCCGTCTCGAcccggcaccagcaccatcaccagacaCGCAACAGGGTAGACGGGAATGCAGAGACGGCAAATCTGAAGCCTCACACGCTCCCGAGACCAAAGTCGCTTGGCTTCAGCCTTCCACCTACGGTCCCTCGTCGTGTAGCCTCGGGCCACCCGGAGACAAACAAGTCCGGCGACGGCCAGTCGGAGGAGCAACCAGATCGGGGCAGCTTCAGACAGCGTTGGCTCCGTTACAGTCTACCGGGGAACAAGATCCCCCCAAGGATCACCAGTAGCAAGCCCCTGGAGCTGGAAAACGTGAAGCCGGCGGATCTCTGGGCAGCCAGGCTGCTGGACGATCTGAGCCGCCTCGACGAGAGCAACCAGGCTCACACAACCGCCATGGGGCTCTGGGGAACGAGCAGCACGAACAACGACCGGGAACCCCGATTTGCCTAcacacccatcatcaccactacTGGCTCCGAACGCGGTCAGCCTCCCCCGCTCGTGGACGGCCGTCCTTGCGTCGAACCAGTCGACGAGTGGAGAGACGGGCCTCGGTCACCGATGACGATGATCATGGAACGCTCGAGTCCCGCATCACTGGGGTCTCTGACCCGGACACCCAGCAGCGTCTGTTCAAAGGTACCGGCTTTCCCTCTCGGCACGCAACCGAACAACTCGCCGAGCGACGGAGAAAGCGAGACTCTCACGACAGTGGCTACGTCGACAGTCATTACAGAACTGGAGGTGGCGGTGCTACCAAGTGCTCGGGACTTGCTGCCAACACCAGAAGAGCCAAAACCAGAGACCGTTTTTACGTCGCTGGCGACAGAGGAGCCAGGACCAGAGACACCAGAAGAGAAGACGGCCAAGCCGaacggcgacggcgacggcaCCAAGGAGTCGGAGCCCAGGGAGATGCGCAAGACGATGAGAAAGGAGAAACacggggaaggaggcggcaCCGCAAACACTCAGAGCCGAAGCCCATCCTGGCCAAAGTCCACCTCTACCCTCCGTCCACGTCCACACCATCAGTCACAAGCTCAGGAAGCAGACGAGGAGCTGGACCACGCCATTGCACAGGGAGCAGCCAGAGCAGCGCTCACACATCTCGTTCACGACCCAAAGACGGAGTCACAGGCCCTACCGATAAAGGAGCCGACGTCTTGTGACGGGACACGGACGGTACCGGTTCCGGTGTCGGCGTCGGCATGGTTCAAAGGAACAACAACGATGTCGGATCGGCATCGGCGACTTCCCCGTGGGGCGGAAGCGAAAGCCAAGGCCGCGGCGGAGCCGGATCGGCAGGAtgaccaaggccaagatctAGCCTCTTTGGAGACTACTACGTTAGTGGGGGACAGGAACACGCCAACGGTCACCAAGGGGGGGGTCAGGCGGTTCGGAGGGTCTTtgaaggttggtgatgtgtgcagagaggtggtgagctggatggttgtggtgctgAACTTGGTGGTTGGACTGATGGAAGCACACTGGGGGATGGTCAAGCCGGTTTTTGACGGCGAGTCGGagctgaggaggcggtttGAGCTGGCGCAGTCGACGTGGGAAGATgtctgggttggggtgggcgccgtggtgtttgtgtttggGGTGCTGTGTGTGGGGATGTGGCTGGTTAGGGGGGTTCTTacggttttgggagtggTGAAGGCGGTGGGTAGGGGGTTGAGTGTTGTGGCTGGATTTTGA